Proteins encoded within one genomic window of Mesorhizobium sp. AR10:
- a CDS encoding NAD-dependent epimerase/dehydratase family protein, producing MSASDTPGKRIIFTGGTGKAGRHAIPYLLERGHDVLNLDLVPFAHPGVRTLITDLTDSGQTFNALSMHFDSSGLTTGKGPAPVDAVVHFAAIPALLLRPDNVTFQANVASTYNVIEAATKLGIRKIIIASSETTYGVCFAEGDKDFHQFPLEEDYDVDPMDSYGLSKVVNEKTARAFAMRFGTDIYALRIGNVIEPHDYERFPSFVAEPLSRKRNAWSYIDARDLGQIVDLCVRKDGLGFQVFNAVNDTITANEPTEAFLRRWCPDVPVTRPIGEFEAPLSNRKAREVLGFREEHDWRKYV from the coding sequence ATGTCCGCATCCGATACCCCAGGCAAGCGCATCATCTTTACCGGCGGCACCGGCAAGGCCGGCCGGCACGCAATTCCCTACTTGCTGGAGCGCGGCCACGACGTACTCAACCTCGATCTGGTACCGTTCGCCCATCCCGGTGTCAGGACGTTGATCACCGATCTCACCGACAGCGGGCAGACCTTCAACGCGTTGTCGATGCATTTCGACAGCAGCGGGCTCACCACCGGCAAGGGGCCCGCACCGGTGGATGCTGTCGTGCATTTTGCCGCCATTCCCGCCTTGTTGCTGCGCCCCGACAACGTCACCTTCCAGGCCAATGTCGCTTCGACCTACAATGTCATCGAGGCGGCGACAAAGCTCGGCATCCGCAAGATCATCATCGCGTCCAGTGAGACGACCTATGGTGTCTGCTTCGCCGAAGGCGACAAGGACTTCCACCAGTTTCCCCTGGAGGAGGATTACGATGTCGACCCGATGGACAGCTACGGCCTGTCCAAGGTGGTGAACGAGAAAACGGCGCGCGCCTTCGCCATGCGCTTCGGTACAGACATCTATGCGCTTCGCATCGGCAATGTGATCGAGCCGCATGATTACGAGCGGTTCCCGAGTTTCGTCGCCGAACCGTTGTCGCGCAAGCGCAATGCCTGGAGCTATATCGACGCGCGCGACCTGGGTCAGATCGTCGATCTTTGCGTTCGTAAAGACGGTCTCGGTTTCCAGGTCTTCAACGCCGTCAACGACACGATCACCGCCAATGAGCCGACCGAGGCCTTCTTGAGGCGCTGGTGCCCTGACGTGCCAGTCACCCGCCCGATCGGCGAATTCGAAGCGCCGCTGTCCAACCGCAAGGCGCGCGAGGTACTCGGATTCCGCGAGGAGCATGACTGGCGGAAATATGTCTGA
- a CDS encoding aldo/keto reductase, with product MDYRKLGNSGAVVSAYCLGTMTFGHESDEATSFALMDDYVEAGGNFIDTADVYSAGVSEEIIGRWLKSKPGTAKDLVIATKGRFPMGAGPNDLGLSRKHLGAALDASLKRLGVEQVDLYQMHAWDALTPLEETLRFLDDSIRNGKIAYYGFSNFLGWHLTKAVWLAKANGYTPPVTLQPQYSLLVRDIEHELVPAALDAGIGLLPWSPLGGGWLSGKYKRDQMPAGATRLGENPKRGMEAFDARNAKPITWNVIGAVEDTAKALGASMAQVALAWVAAQPAVTSVVLGARTREQLADNLGAAKLRLTDENIAKLNAASKPEMSEYPYGTGGISQRHRKIEGGR from the coding sequence ATGGACTATCGCAAGCTCGGCAATAGTGGCGCCGTCGTCTCGGCCTATTGCCTCGGCACCATGACTTTTGGGCACGAGTCCGACGAAGCCACATCGTTCGCGCTTATGGATGATTATGTCGAGGCCGGCGGCAATTTCATCGATACGGCCGACGTCTACAGTGCCGGCGTGTCAGAGGAAATCATCGGCCGTTGGCTCAAGAGCAAGCCAGGAACCGCCAAGGATCTGGTGATCGCCACCAAGGGTCGTTTTCCCATGGGCGCGGGGCCGAACGATCTCGGCCTGTCGCGCAAGCATCTTGGGGCGGCGCTCGATGCCTCGCTCAAACGCCTGGGCGTCGAGCAGGTTGATCTTTACCAGATGCACGCCTGGGACGCGCTAACGCCGCTGGAGGAGACGCTGCGCTTTCTCGACGACTCGATCCGCAACGGCAAGATCGCCTATTACGGGTTCTCGAACTTCCTGGGTTGGCATCTGACCAAGGCGGTGTGGCTGGCCAAAGCCAATGGCTACACGCCACCCGTGACGCTACAACCACAATACAGCCTGCTGGTCCGCGACATCGAGCATGAGCTTGTACCGGCCGCGCTCGACGCCGGTATCGGCCTGCTGCCGTGGTCGCCGCTGGGCGGCGGATGGCTCTCAGGCAAATACAAGCGCGACCAGATGCCGGCGGGCGCCACGCGCCTTGGCGAAAATCCCAAACGCGGCATGGAAGCGTTCGACGCCCGCAACGCCAAGCCAATCACCTGGAACGTGATTGGGGCGGTGGAAGATACCGCAAAAGCGCTTGGGGCGAGCATGGCGCAGGTCGCGCTGGCATGGGTCGCCGCACAGCCAGCGGTCACGTCGGTTGTTCTCGGGGCCCGGACACGAGAGCAACTGGCCGACAATCTCGGTGCGGCCAAGCTGAGGCTGACGGACGAGAACATTGCCAAACTCAACGCGGCGAGCAAACCGGAAATGTCGGAATATCCCTATGGAACGGGCGGCATAAGCCAGCGCCACCGCAAGATCGAGGGTGGCCGCTGA
- the mgrA gene encoding L-glyceraldehyde 3-phosphate reductase, giving the protein MYVADAKRYDAIAYRRCGRSGLKLPPISLGLWQNFGGQDVFETGRSVIRRAFDKGVTHFDLANNYGPPYGSAEENFGLVLKRDFSSHRDEMIISSKAGWDMWPGPYGAGGSRKHLLSSLEQSLKRMGVEYVDIFYSHRPTLDVPLEETIAALVQMVRQGKALYVGISSYGPDRTREAERVLRAEGIPLFIHQPSYSMLNRWIEDGLLDTLEELGAGCIAFSPLAQGLLTSKYLNGVPDGARAARGGSFDTKLLSDANIERVRGLNAIASDRGQTLAQMAIAWTLRDTRITSALVGARNVAQLDDSLGALENLEFNAEELRKIDGYATEGGVDLWRAQSKAA; this is encoded by the coding sequence ATGTACGTTGCAGATGCCAAGAGATACGACGCGATTGCCTACCGCCGCTGTGGTCGATCGGGACTAAAGCTCCCGCCGATTTCGTTGGGCCTTTGGCAGAACTTCGGTGGTCAAGATGTCTTCGAGACCGGCCGATCGGTGATCCGGCGTGCCTTCGACAAGGGCGTCACTCATTTCGACCTGGCGAACAATTATGGCCCGCCATACGGGTCGGCGGAAGAGAATTTCGGACTGGTCCTCAAAAGGGATTTTTCGAGCCACCGCGACGAGATGATCATCTCCTCAAAAGCCGGTTGGGATATGTGGCCGGGGCCTTATGGCGCGGGTGGATCCCGCAAGCACCTGCTTTCATCGCTCGAACAGAGCCTGAAGCGAATGGGTGTCGAATATGTCGATATCTTCTATTCCCACCGCCCGACATTAGATGTTCCGCTCGAAGAAACCATCGCCGCGCTCGTGCAGATGGTGCGGCAAGGCAAGGCGCTCTACGTCGGCATTTCATCGTATGGGCCAGATCGGACCAGGGAAGCCGAGCGCGTCCTGCGCGCGGAAGGAATTCCGCTCTTTATCCACCAACCCTCCTACTCCATGCTGAATCGCTGGATTGAGGACGGGTTGCTCGATACGCTGGAAGAGCTTGGTGCCGGCTGTATCGCATTTTCGCCTTTGGCTCAGGGGTTGTTGACATCAAAGTATCTGAATGGCGTCCCGGACGGCGCGCGTGCAGCGCGTGGCGGCTCATTCGACACAAAGTTGCTGAGTGATGCAAACATAGAGCGTGTCCGCGGACTGAACGCGATCGCAAGCGACCGCGGGCAGACACTTGCCCAGATGGCGATCGCGTGGACCTTGCGAGATACGCGCATAACAAGCGCGCTGGTAGGCGCGCGCAACGTGGCCCAACTCGATGATTCCCTCGGCGCTTTAGAGAATCTCGAATTCAATGCCGAAGAACTCCGCAAAATCGACGGGTACGCAACCGAGGGCGGGGTCGACCTCTGGCGGGCTCAATCAAAGGCAGCCTGA
- a CDS encoding LysR family transcriptional regulator yields the protein MSLSRAEVYDLSIFLLIVQYRSFRKAADNLGVTASALSHRVKALEERLGVRLLNRTSRSVAPTVAGSALAEKVSAGLDLINSGLEELHGHHEGTAGSVRLNVLRDASTLLLRPAVPIFLQRFPNIELEIAVDDHFVDVTAEGFDAGLRYGGTIPEDMIAIPLTPPLKWVVVGAPAYFERRGRPELPDDLHSHQCIRIRTGRGQIYKWEFEQGDDRREIDVPGSLISSESAFAINAAIDGIGLFYCLEKLASPHLAAGRLEVALPQWSSIGPPLSMYYSSRRQLPFGISALIQVIRDINPLK from the coding sequence ATGTCGCTCAGTCGCGCTGAAGTGTACGATCTTTCGATATTCCTGCTCATCGTACAGTATCGCAGTTTTAGAAAGGCGGCGGACAATCTGGGCGTAACCGCATCAGCACTCAGCCACAGGGTAAAAGCGCTTGAAGAGCGACTTGGAGTAAGGCTGCTAAACCGTACAAGCCGAAGTGTTGCTCCAACAGTAGCAGGAAGCGCGCTTGCCGAAAAAGTGAGTGCTGGCCTCGATCTTATCAATTCCGGCCTGGAAGAACTGCACGGACACCACGAAGGGACCGCCGGTAGTGTGCGGTTGAATGTACTGCGCGATGCGTCGACTTTACTTCTGCGCCCGGCAGTGCCGATCTTCCTGCAGCGCTTTCCCAATATCGAACTGGAGATTGCCGTCGACGATCACTTCGTCGACGTTACAGCGGAAGGCTTCGACGCAGGTCTCAGATATGGTGGCACGATACCAGAGGACATGATCGCCATTCCATTGACGCCACCACTCAAGTGGGTGGTCGTCGGTGCACCGGCTTACTTCGAGCGCCGCGGTCGGCCGGAATTGCCTGACGATCTTCATTCCCATCAATGTATCCGCATCCGCACGGGACGAGGGCAGATTTACAAATGGGAATTCGAGCAGGGCGACGATCGGCGCGAGATCGACGTTCCTGGCTCACTCATCTCAAGTGAGTCTGCTTTCGCCATCAATGCTGCGATCGACGGTATTGGTCTGTTTTATTGCCTGGAAAAGCTCGCTAGTCCTCACCTTGCAGCAGGGCGGCTGGAAGTGGCACTGCCGCAATGGTCTTCAATCGGCCCGCCATTGTCCATGTACTATTCGAGTCGCCGGCAACTGCCCTTCGGGATCAGTGCCCTCATTCAGGTGATACGCGATATCAATCCGCTGAAATGA
- a CDS encoding LysR substrate-binding domain-containing protein gives MPQKNNAATARCVELTRALNHAMAGSGALRVGRRTICRFRSDWGTRKCVDRAFLEIGIERLTVFEVSDLETLLELVARDPAIALVPEAIAEARPARSAQPDRTNRTLLS, from the coding sequence ATGCCACAGAAAAATAACGCCGCCACCGCCAGATGTGTCGAGCTCACGAGGGCGCTGAATCATGCCATGGCCGGCAGTGGTGCTCTCCGCGTTGGAAGACGAACCATTTGTCGATTTCGGTCGGATTGGGGGACGCGGAAATGCGTCGACCGCGCCTTTCTGGAGATTGGTATCGAGCGTCTCACAGTCTTCGAGGTCAGCGACCTTGAAACGCTCCTGGAACTGGTTGCCCGCGATCCCGCGATAGCCCTTGTTCCGGAAGCCATCGCCGAAGCACGGCCTGCACGTTCAGCACAACCCGATCGCACAAACAGAACTCTGCTGTCGTAG
- a CDS encoding SDR family NAD(P)-dependent oxidoreductase — translation MPQCAHLHLQGGTMRFKGKDVLVTGGNSGIGRGIVHYFLKEGARVAFAGRDREKGRAVEAEAKAIEGEARFFQCDLSEEHQVEDLIGQTGQWGRLAVVVNNAGAGSRRSGIEPGDRPGARWDKMRGANLDSTYFVSSYALPLLRDFGGGSIVNISSTATSHGNWGLYCVAKAAVEALTRSLAIEGAAHRIRANCVSPGWIATETDAAAPASGIGDWTVPPSAFGRMGTPAEIAAAVAFLASDEASFITGQTLVADGGLSILDYTSLSLLEQRGSVLFSGMVGDTP, via the coding sequence ATGCCGCAATGCGCGCATCTGCATCTGCAGGGAGGTACCATGCGCTTTAAAGGCAAAGACGTTCTCGTGACCGGCGGGAATTCAGGGATAGGCCGTGGGATCGTCCACTATTTCCTGAAAGAGGGAGCCAGGGTGGCGTTCGCAGGCCGCGATCGCGAAAAGGGCCGCGCCGTTGAAGCGGAAGCAAAGGCGATCGAAGGTGAAGCCCGCTTTTTCCAGTGCGATCTGTCGGAGGAACATCAAGTGGAGGACCTGATCGGCCAGACCGGCCAATGGGGGCGGCTGGCGGTTGTTGTCAACAACGCAGGCGCCGGTTCGCGCCGGAGCGGCATCGAACCAGGCGATCGCCCCGGAGCGAGATGGGACAAGATGCGCGGCGCCAACCTGGACTCCACCTACTTTGTATCCTCCTACGCCTTGCCGCTGCTGCGGGATTTCGGCGGAGGTTCGATCGTCAACATATCGTCCACGGCCACATCGCATGGCAATTGGGGCCTGTACTGCGTCGCCAAGGCGGCCGTCGAGGCGCTCACGCGATCGCTGGCAATCGAGGGGGCTGCACATCGGATCAGGGCGAACTGCGTCAGCCCGGGCTGGATTGCCACCGAAACCGATGCAGCGGCGCCAGCGTCTGGTATCGGCGACTGGACGGTGCCGCCAAGCGCGTTCGGCCGGATGGGCACGCCGGCAGAAATTGCTGCGGCTGTAGCGTTCCTGGCCAGCGATGAGGCTTCGTTCATCACGGGCCAAACCTTGGTCGCGGACGGGGGCCTATCGATCCTGGATTACACCTCGCTGTCGCTTCTCGAGCAGCGCGGCTCAGTGCTTTTCTCAGGCATGGTCGGCGACACTCCGTGA
- a CDS encoding pirin family protein, with protein MTLDKGETSIPESNAAISERPRRIAHRTFGKRQGPITRLMSPSDFGRRLKPFVFLDLFDAEESSLSGFGWHPHSGIATVTYLWEGNVRYEDTTGAAGFLPAGGVEWFKAAGGAWHGGGAGNAGRSRGFQLWLALPPDQELGPAESIYQKPQEVRAKGSASVLLGTLGEVSSPLKAPSSINYLAVRLKAGETWRYEPPAGHDVCWVALASGKLAVPEPVAAGELVAFETSSQAIDFRAEADAEFVLGSAAAHPYELALGHYSVHTSPASLHAGDQRIAEIKARLQKEGRL; from the coding sequence ATGACCCTCGACAAAGGCGAGACTTCCATACCCGAATCCAATGCGGCAATCAGCGAACGCCCGCGCCGGATAGCGCATCGCACCTTCGGCAAACGACAGGGACCCATTACCCGTCTGATGAGCCCCTCCGACTTTGGCCGCAGGCTGAAGCCCTTCGTCTTCCTCGACCTGTTCGATGCCGAGGAATCGTCGCTGTCGGGGTTTGGCTGGCATCCTCATTCCGGCATCGCGACGGTCACCTATCTTTGGGAGGGCAATGTTCGCTACGAGGACACGACCGGCGCCGCCGGATTCCTGCCTGCCGGCGGGGTCGAATGGTTCAAGGCCGCAGGTGGCGCATGGCATGGCGGCGGCGCCGGCAACGCCGGTCGATCTCGCGGATTCCAGCTCTGGCTCGCCTTGCCGCCCGACCAAGAACTCGGGCCGGCCGAAAGCATCTACCAGAAGCCTCAGGAGGTTCGAGCGAAGGGATCCGCCTCCGTCCTGCTCGGCACCCTTGGCGAGGTGTCGAGCCCGCTAAAGGCGCCGTCCTCGATCAACTATCTGGCCGTGCGGCTCAAGGCAGGCGAAACCTGGCGATACGAGCCGCCCGCTGGTCACGATGTTTGCTGGGTTGCGCTTGCCTCCGGAAAGCTCGCCGTTCCCGAGCCTGTAGCAGCGGGCGAGCTGGTGGCCTTCGAGACGTCGAGCCAGGCGATCGACTTTCGGGCGGAGGCGGACGCCGAGTTCGTCCTCGGCTCGGCGGCTGCCCATCCGTACGAACTCGCCCTCGGACATTACTCGGTGCACACCAGTCCGGCTTCGCTTCACGCTGGCGACCAGCGCATCGCCGAGATAAAGGCGCGGCTGCAAAAGGAAGGCCGGTTGTAG
- a CDS encoding NADPH-dependent FMN reductase, with protein sequence MLNVAIIIGTTRPGRKAEVVARWVHGIAAERSDASFEVVDIADFDLPLLDEALPPSMGQYAQPHTKAWAAKIATFDAFVFVTPEYNHSTSGALKNAIDYLFREWNDKAAGFVGYGGVGGTRAVEHLRLIMGEIKVAAVRAQVALSLFTDFENFSTFKPGPHQAAAVNAMLDDLVAWGQALQTMRRQVSERGAL encoded by the coding sequence ATGCTGAATGTGGCGATCATCATCGGAACCACCCGTCCCGGCCGCAAGGCCGAGGTCGTCGCACGCTGGGTCCACGGCATCGCTGCGGAGCGGAGCGATGCCTCTTTCGAGGTCGTGGACATCGCGGACTTCGACCTGCCTCTTCTCGACGAAGCGCTTCCTCCCTCGATGGGGCAGTACGCGCAGCCGCATACGAAGGCCTGGGCCGCCAAAATCGCGACCTTTGACGCGTTCGTGTTCGTCACGCCCGAGTACAACCATTCGACATCAGGCGCGCTCAAGAACGCGATCGACTATCTGTTCCGCGAATGGAATGACAAGGCCGCCGGGTTTGTCGGCTATGGCGGCGTCGGCGGAACGCGTGCCGTCGAGCATCTGCGACTGATCATGGGCGAGATCAAGGTTGCCGCCGTGCGGGCCCAGGTCGCACTGTCCCTTTTTACCGATTTCGAAAACTTCTCCACGTTCAAGCCCGGTCCGCATCAGGCGGCGGCGGTTAACGCCATGCTCGATGACCTCGTCGCCTGGGGCCAGGCGCTGCAGACCATGCGACGGCAAGTCAGCGAGCGAGGCGCACTATGA
- a CDS encoding NAD(P)-dependent alcohol dehydrogenase, with translation MNIKAAVVEEKAEPFQIEELVLDEPRADEVLVRIVASGICQTDAHVWQQHLPTPLPVVLGHEGSGVVERVGAAVASLKPGDHVVMSYQACGHCQPCLTARPAYCDYAMEANFSGARLDGTVGVHRHANVEGEAVHGHFFGQSSFATYALTTARNTVKVPNDVPLDLLAPLGCGLQTGAGAVLNSFKVAAGETIAVFGTGAVGLAAIMAAVVASASVIIAVDVNEQRLALAREFGATHTINPAKCDVGQELKTITGRGVNYVFDTSGRKEMLAHALNGLAPLGQVGLVASAGSDGTVEVSKLILGSLVRGIVQGDAIPQLFIPELIRLYKAGQFPFDRLVRFFPFEQINEAFAAAASGEVIKPILRIGT, from the coding sequence ATCAACATCAAGGCGGCGGTTGTCGAGGAAAAGGCCGAGCCTTTCCAAATCGAGGAATTGGTGCTGGACGAGCCCCGTGCTGACGAGGTGCTGGTGCGCATCGTCGCCTCGGGCATCTGTCAGACGGACGCACATGTCTGGCAGCAGCATTTGCCCACGCCGCTGCCGGTCGTTCTCGGCCACGAGGGTTCGGGGGTTGTCGAGCGCGTCGGGGCGGCCGTTGCATCACTGAAGCCCGGCGACCACGTCGTCATGTCCTATCAGGCGTGCGGTCACTGCCAGCCCTGCCTGACGGCACGCCCGGCCTATTGCGATTACGCCATGGAAGCGAATTTCTCGGGTGCGCGGCTCGATGGGACCGTTGGCGTCCACCGCCATGCGAATGTGGAGGGCGAGGCCGTGCATGGCCACTTCTTCGGCCAATCCTCATTCGCCACCTATGCGCTGACCACGGCGCGCAACACCGTCAAGGTGCCCAACGACGTGCCGCTCGATCTGTTGGCGCCTCTCGGCTGCGGCCTGCAGACGGGCGCTGGCGCGGTCCTCAACAGCTTCAAGGTGGCCGCCGGCGAAACCATCGCCGTTTTCGGAACGGGCGCCGTGGGCCTCGCCGCGATCATGGCGGCTGTGGTCGCCTCTGCCAGCGTCATCATCGCGGTCGACGTCAACGAACAACGGCTGGCGCTCGCTCGCGAGTTTGGTGCGACCCACACGATCAACCCCGCCAAGTGCGACGTTGGGCAGGAATTGAAGACGATCACCGGTCGGGGCGTCAACTATGTCTTTGATACCAGCGGCCGCAAGGAGATGCTGGCGCATGCCTTAAATGGTCTAGCGCCACTGGGTCAGGTCGGGCTCGTCGCATCGGCGGGCTCGGACGGCACCGTCGAGGTTTCCAAGCTGATCCTCGGCAGTCTGGTGCGCGGCATCGTCCAGGGTGACGCCATCCCCCAACTGTTCATCCCGGAACTGATCCGTCTCTACAAAGCCGGGCAGTTCCCATTCGATCGGCTCGTCCGGTTCTTCCCATTCGAGCAGATCAACGAAGCCTTTGCGGCAGCCGCCAGTGGTGAGGTCATCAAGCCGATCCTGCGGATCGGGACGTAA
- a CDS encoding YybH family protein — protein sequence MTTNPNETATDAVNRTAQEILDAFEAKDSAKARSYYAPDAVIATAGRPAARDGEAVSKAISDDIADPNFKLNLLNRKTEVAGSGDLAYRQGTFTITYTNPQTKKAENATGSYLDIFRKQADGWKVVADFGV from the coding sequence ATGACCACCAATCCCAACGAAACGGCAACGGACGCGGTCAACCGCACGGCGCAGGAGATACTGGACGCATTCGAGGCCAAGGATTCGGCCAAGGCGAGGTCCTATTACGCGCCGGACGCGGTGATCGCCACGGCCGGCCGCCCGGCGGCCAGGGACGGCGAGGCGGTATCCAAGGCCATCAGCGACGATATTGCGGATCCCAACTTCAAGCTGAATCTCTTAAACAGGAAAACCGAGGTCGCCGGCTCGGGTGACCTAGCCTACCGCCAAGGCACGTTCACCATCACCTATACGAACCCGCAGACCAAAAAGGCGGAGAATGCCACGGGCAGCTACTTGGACATCTTCCGGAAGCAGGCGGACGGCTGGAAGGTGGTGGCCGATTTCGGAGTTTAG
- a CDS encoding isochorismatase family protein → MTSNPNELTIENSVLVLIDHQPWIALMVHSIDPGLMINNVAGLAQAAKNLGVPTILTTIGAKGSILVDPLFKEITEIFPDVTPIDRTSTHAWSHPEFRAAIDATGRKKLIMAGLVTEVCLAQSVLAALKEGYEVYFVPDCSGGGTVEAHEDAKTRMVQAGAKPIDWKAVTSEWAPDYTGPEREKLGDVWSRRGSGVGLLIDYVFAQVTAGLVPMPSFMSAPDKAGSGRAPTNGPTKTAATHSGQRN, encoded by the coding sequence ATGACGAGCAATCCGAACGAGCTGACCATCGAGAACTCGGTCCTGGTCCTCATCGATCACCAGCCATGGATAGCTTTAATGGTTCACTCGATCGATCCAGGCCTGATGATCAACAATGTCGCGGGCCTCGCCCAGGCAGCCAAAAACCTCGGCGTCCCCACCATCCTCACGACAATCGGAGCGAAGGGCAGCATCCTCGTCGACCCGCTGTTCAAGGAGATTACCGAGATATTCCCGGACGTCACGCCGATCGACCGCACCTCGACCCATGCCTGGTCGCACCCGGAGTTCCGGGCCGCGATCGATGCGACGGGCCGCAAGAAGCTGATCATGGCCGGCCTGGTGACCGAGGTCTGCCTTGCACAATCGGTGCTCGCCGCCCTGAAGGAAGGATACGAGGTCTATTTCGTCCCCGACTGTTCGGGCGGAGGCACGGTCGAGGCCCATGAGGACGCCAAGACGCGCATGGTGCAGGCCGGCGCCAAGCCGATCGACTGGAAGGCTGTCACCTCCGAGTGGGCCCCCGACTACACAGGGCCGGAACGCGAGAAGCTTGGCGATGTCTGGTCGCGCCGAGGCAGCGGCGTGGGCCTGCTGATTGACTATGTGTTCGCGCAGGTCACAGCCGGCCTTGTGCCGATGCCCAGCTTCATGTCTGCGCCCGACAAGGCCGGCTCTGGCCGAGCACCGACCAACGGGCCGACGAAAACGGCCGCCACACATTCCGGGCAAAGAAACTAG
- a CDS encoding LysR family transcriptional regulator yields the protein MRSPAIPSIDQLLVLLTVAEAGSFSAAAKRLGRATSAISYAIDTLEEQLGISLFDRGTTRKPKLTQQGEAVVSEARAVAHSVETLRARVRGFLDELEPEVSLVVDSMLPGDRLTTLLREFHAEFPTVPIRLLVQTLGGVERAVRNGHARIGVGSELHMDMTGFRRTDIDSVRIIPVAAPSHPLARASEAAAPSQASDFVQLILSEEPAAESRDFGVVSLNTWRIGDQAARRKLLIAGLGWSGMPEPIVRSDIESGRLVQLNLPDWRGGEYTMQAIHKTDTPPGPAGRWLIEKLVTLSDGVAPLSQEITKPIKAKRATRTAAPKPGS from the coding sequence ATGCGAAGCCCAGCCATACCGAGTATCGATCAGCTTCTGGTGCTGTTGACCGTGGCCGAAGCAGGAAGTTTTTCCGCGGCCGCCAAACGTCTGGGACGCGCAACCTCCGCCATCAGCTACGCAATCGACACGCTGGAGGAACAGCTCGGTATTTCGCTGTTCGATCGCGGAACGACCCGCAAGCCGAAGCTCACGCAACAGGGCGAAGCGGTCGTGTCCGAAGCCAGAGCGGTTGCGCATAGCGTCGAGACATTGCGCGCGCGCGTGCGGGGCTTCCTCGACGAACTCGAGCCCGAAGTGTCGCTCGTGGTTGACAGCATGCTTCCCGGCGATCGGTTGACGACGCTGCTTCGTGAATTCCATGCCGAGTTCCCGACGGTGCCCATCCGCCTCCTGGTGCAGACGCTTGGCGGTGTCGAGCGCGCGGTCCGAAACGGCCATGCTCGCATCGGCGTGGGAAGCGAGCTGCACATGGACATGACGGGATTTCGCCGCACCGACATTGACAGCGTCCGGATCATTCCCGTCGCCGCGCCCAGCCATCCGCTGGCCCGGGCGAGCGAGGCTGCTGCTCCATCGCAGGCAAGCGATTTCGTCCAGCTCATTCTCTCGGAGGAACCCGCGGCGGAGAGCCGCGACTTCGGCGTGGTCAGTCTCAACACCTGGCGCATCGGCGATCAGGCGGCCAGGCGCAAGCTTCTCATCGCCGGACTTGGATGGAGCGGAATGCCGGAACCGATCGTTCGCTCCGATATCGAATCCGGAAGGCTCGTACAATTGAACCTTCCGGACTGGCGTGGCGGAGAATACACCATGCAGGCCATACACAAGACGGACACTCCTCCGGGCCCTGCCGGGCGGTGGCTGATCGAAAAGTTGGTGACACTGTCGGACGGGGTCGCGCCGCTCTCCCAAGAAATTACAAAGCCGATCAAAGCAAAGCGCGCAACCCGAACTGCGGCTCCAAAGCCCGGTTCGTAA
- a CDS encoding DoxX family protein, giving the protein MLKQSAHIAAFGRLLIAVLFLLSGFGKIAAPAIMQGYIASVGLPAPLLGLLIAIVVEIGGGILLVLGYQTRIVASVMAVFTIATALAFHNIFSDQDALVHFLKNIAITGGLLQVVAFGAGSFSIDGRRNSATPRSIAVA; this is encoded by the coding sequence GTGCTCAAGCAATCCGCGCATATCGCCGCTTTTGGTCGGCTGCTGATCGCCGTGCTTTTTCTTCTTAGTGGCTTCGGAAAGATCGCCGCACCCGCCATAATGCAGGGATACATTGCATCCGTTGGCTTGCCCGCTCCGTTGCTCGGCCTGCTAATTGCCATCGTCGTCGAGATTGGTGGCGGCATTCTTCTCGTGCTCGGCTACCAAACCAGAATCGTGGCATCAGTCATGGCAGTATTCACGATCGCGACGGCACTCGCCTTCCACAACATCTTCTCCGACCAAGACGCGCTGGTCCACTTCCTCAAGAATATCGCGATCACGGGTGGGCTGTTGCAAGTCGTCGCCTTCGGCGCCGGGTCCTTCAGTATCGACGGGCGACGGAATTCGGCAACGCCGCGCAGCATCGCGGTCGCTTAG